A region from the Afifella aestuarii genome encodes:
- a CDS encoding TRAP transporter permease, with amino-acid sequence MSEAQDASEQAAPQKDVDGEVETHVRSLVSWPARVFAACGIAISLFHIWANIDGRVSTLWLVGIHFAGFAFLACLRYPMKIGRFVAPLWLDAITGVVIAGATLFIIGSETAIYAQGVRLSPEHWVAGILVILGAIELTRRTTGPIIPVLIVLALSYVSFLGAYAPGVFRFAGLSYETVLFRSIFADEGMFGTIGRISASFVFMFILFGAFLVRSGAGDFIIDLARALAGRLVGGPGFVAVFASGLTGTISGSAVANTVSTGVITIPLMKKSGFPPRFAAGVEAAASTGGQLMPPIMGAGAFVMASNTQIPYLDIVAVATLPAIAYFLTVAFFVRIEAKKHHIVGVDDESRSAWEVLKAGGPAFLVPVATLIGLLIYGFTPVYAAGWAILSVVAASWLTKNRMGPKAILEALALGAQNMIMTAVLLIAVGLIVNVIAMTGIGNTFSLMIAEWAGGNLLIALLLIALASLVLGMGLPVTAAYIVLATLSAPALQGMIENGYLVDLLTSGTLPEAARGPFLLADPEAMTKLAAPMSREAANAFIAAAPAEVLRLVHGQALDPALITAALLSAHMIIFWLSQDSNVTPPVCLTAFAAAAIARTPHMATGMTAWKLAKGLYIVPILFAYTPFLHGSVPEVLLVFAQAVIGSYAVGAAFEGYMEAPLAWPLRLLAGVAGVVVLWPGLPVATAIGAAMTFALLLWTIRLDRRGRAAEALA; translated from the coding sequence ATGAGCGAGGCGCAAGACGCGTCTGAGCAGGCCGCGCCTCAGAAGGATGTCGACGGCGAAGTCGAAACCCATGTCAGGAGCCTCGTCTCCTGGCCCGCCCGGGTTTTCGCCGCCTGCGGCATTGCCATCTCGCTCTTCCATATCTGGGCGAACATCGACGGGCGCGTGTCGACCTTGTGGCTCGTCGGCATTCACTTTGCCGGTTTCGCCTTTCTTGCCTGCCTGCGCTATCCGATGAAAATCGGCCGCTTCGTGGCGCCGCTCTGGCTCGATGCCATCACCGGGGTCGTGATCGCCGGTGCGACGCTCTTCATCATCGGCTCGGAGACGGCGATCTACGCGCAGGGGGTGCGTCTTTCGCCCGAGCATTGGGTGGCCGGAATTCTCGTCATCCTTGGCGCGATCGAGCTGACGCGGCGCACGACGGGGCCGATCATCCCGGTCCTCATCGTCCTGGCGCTCTCCTATGTCTCGTTTCTCGGTGCCTATGCGCCCGGCGTTTTCCGCTTCGCCGGGCTCTCCTATGAGACGGTTCTCTTCCGCTCGATCTTCGCCGATGAGGGCATGTTCGGCACGATCGGGCGGATCTCTGCGAGTTTCGTCTTCATGTTCATTCTTTTCGGCGCGTTTCTGGTGCGCTCCGGAGCGGGTGATTTCATCATCGATCTTGCCCGCGCGCTCGCCGGCCGTCTCGTCGGAGGCCCTGGCTTCGTCGCTGTCTTTGCCTCGGGACTGACCGGCACGATCTCCGGCTCGGCCGTCGCCAATACGGTGTCGACCGGCGTCATCACCATTCCGCTCATGAAGAAATCGGGGTTTCCGCCACGTTTCGCTGCCGGCGTGGAGGCCGCGGCCTCGACCGGTGGGCAACTGATGCCGCCGATCATGGGGGCGGGTGCCTTCGTCATGGCGTCGAATACGCAGATCCCCTATCTCGACATCGTCGCCGTCGCGACGCTGCCGGCGATCGCCTATTTCCTCACCGTGGCCTTCTTCGTCCGGATCGAGGCGAAGAAGCACCATATCGTCGGCGTCGACGACGAAAGCCGCAGCGCCTGGGAGGTGCTGAAGGCGGGCGGCCCGGCCTTCCTCGTCCCCGTCGCAACCCTGATCGGACTTCTGATCTACGGCTTCACCCCGGTCTATGCCGCCGGCTGGGCGATCCTCTCCGTCGTTGCCGCCTCCTGGCTCACCAAGAACCGCATGGGACCGAAGGCGATCCTGGAGGCCCTGGCGCTCGGGGCGCAGAACATGATCATGACGGCGGTGCTTCTCATTGCCGTCGGGCTCATCGTCAACGTCATCGCCATGACCGGCATCGGCAACACCTTCTCGCTGATGATCGCCGAGTGGGCGGGCGGCAATCTCCTGATCGCGCTCCTCTTGATCGCGCTCGCCTCGCTGGTGCTCGGGATGGGGCTGCCGGTGACGGCCGCCTATATCGTGCTCGCGACGCTCTCCGCGCCCGCCCTTCAGGGCATGATCGAGAACGGCTATCTTGTCGATCTTCTGACTTCCGGTACCTTGCCGGAGGCGGCACGCGGGCCCTTCCTGCTCGCCGATCCCGAGGCGATGACGAAGCTTGCCGCACCGATGAGCCGCGAGGCGGCGAACGCCTTCATCGCCGCGGCCCCCGCCGAAGTCCTGCGCCTCGTCCACGGCCAGGCGCTCGATCCGGCGCTGATCACGGCAGCACTTCTTTCGGCCCATATGATCATCTTCTGGCTGTCGCAGGATTCCAACGTCACGCCGCCGGTCTGTCTCACCGCCTTTGCGGCCGCGGCGATCGCTCGCACGCCGCATATGGCGACGGGGATGACGGCGTGGAAACTCGCCAAGGGGCTCTACATCGTGCCGATCCTCTTCGCCTATACGCCGTTCCTGCACGGCAGCGTGCCGGAGGTGCTTCTCGTCTTCGCGCAGGCGGTGATCGGCTCCTATGCCGTCGGAGCCGCCTTCGAAGGCTACATGGAGGCGCCGCTCGCCTGGCCGCTCAGACTTCTTGCAGGTGTTGCGGGTGTCGTCGTGCTGTGGCCGGGCCTGCCGGTCGCGACGGCGATCGGCGCGGCGATGACTTTTGCGCTGCTCCTGTGGACGATCCGGCTCGACCGGCGCGGCCGAGCGGCCGAAGCACTCGCCTGA
- a CDS encoding TAXI family TRAP transporter solute-binding subunit produces the protein MAATSLALVGAIAWPSSGRAQEEQNYLLATASTGGTYYPVGVALATLIKVKLQPTEKIGLSAINSAGSAENIKLMRDNEVQFAILQGLYGAYAKKGSGPLENEGPQENLRSVTMLWPNVEHFVLKSDLADTGTIADVANAKGKSINLGAQNSGTLGSNRTILGNLGYDIDQDFTLAYSGYGPAAEALQNGQVVLISTPAGPPVGAISQAFANMGNDITVLDFTDEEMQEANGDFEELWTRFTIPAETYPGQEKEINTIAQPNFLAVRDNVPEETIYKMTKTIYENLPFLQGIHPATKNMKLEAAIAGLPLPLHPGAARYYEEQGITIPDRLKVSAE, from the coding sequence ATGGCCGCGACGAGCCTTGCTCTCGTTGGTGCGATTGCCTGGCCTTCTTCGGGGCGAGCCCAGGAAGAACAGAATTACCTTCTGGCGACCGCTTCAACGGGAGGAACTTATTATCCGGTGGGTGTTGCTCTTGCCACGCTCATCAAGGTCAAGCTGCAGCCGACTGAGAAGATCGGCCTGTCGGCGATCAACTCGGCGGGCTCGGCCGAGAACATCAAGCTGATGCGCGACAACGAGGTTCAGTTCGCCATCCTGCAAGGCCTTTATGGCGCTTATGCGAAGAAGGGCTCCGGCCCGTTGGAAAATGAAGGGCCGCAGGAGAACCTCCGCTCCGTCACCATGCTGTGGCCGAATGTGGAGCACTTCGTCCTGAAATCCGACCTCGCGGACACCGGCACGATCGCCGATGTCGCGAACGCCAAGGGCAAGTCGATCAATCTCGGCGCGCAGAATTCCGGCACGCTCGGCTCCAACCGCACCATCCTCGGCAATCTCGGCTACGACATCGATCAGGATTTCACCCTGGCCTATTCCGGTTACGGCCCAGCGGCGGAAGCCCTGCAGAACGGACAGGTGGTGCTGATTTCGACGCCGGCGGGCCCGCCGGTCGGTGCGATCAGCCAGGCCTTCGCCAATATGGGCAACGACATCACCGTCCTCGATTTCACCGACGAGGAGATGCAAGAGGCGAACGGCGATTTCGAAGAATTGTGGACGCGCTTCACGATCCCGGCCGAGACCTATCCGGGGCAGGAGAAGGAGATCAACACGATCGCGCAGCCGAATTTCCTCGCCGTGCGCGACAATGTGCCGGAAGAGACCATCTACAAGATGACGAAGACGATCTACGAGAACCTGCCGTTCCTGCAGGGCATTCATCCGGCGACGAAGAATATGAAGCTCGAAGCGGCGATCGCCGGTCTGCCGCTGCCGCTGCATCCGGGCGCGGCGCGCTATTACGAAGAGCAGGGGATCACGATCCCGGACCGTCTCAAGGTTTCGGCCGAATAA
- a CDS encoding D-alanyl-D-alanine carboxypeptidase family protein, producing MTSPLRMLSGARLLLALLFLVTAPLAAAANEAAGDGDVLGPYLLVDAKTGDVYEEHDALRPWYPASTTKLMTAFVVFRALQVGEITLKSPVVMSQHAYNQPYAARFFKPGSVLTVDNALKVMLARSSNDMAMAIAESVGDGYDNFLLRMNLEAKRLGMTRTQFVNPHGLYSPHQVTCARDLALLTRAIFDEFPSYRHYFNVPAIKVGGAVKRNTNLLIGRYRGATGMKTGYICDSGWNLVATAQRGRRELIAVVLGADNGIDRAERAARLLDAGFDRGGGLFSGGPDITRINSGSRYTEPYDMRDQVCSPQKGKQVASKSNPIYKPMKGGLIMVDEGDGFKPSHIGQRKGPVTPIEVATGGVEGPGVDDLAQEILTAQLGVMPRPRPTIAIPPRPQLATAFAPSEEANKAAPVDPVLLLAAPALMPRPRPDR from the coding sequence TTGACATCTCCGCTTCGCATGCTTTCAGGGGCGCGCCTGCTGCTCGCTCTCCTGTTTCTTGTGACCGCTCCCCTTGCCGCCGCCGCCAACGAAGCGGCTGGCGATGGCGACGTCCTGGGGCCTTACCTCCTGGTCGATGCGAAAACCGGCGACGTGTACGAGGAGCATGATGCGCTCCGCCCCTGGTATCCGGCGTCCACGACCAAGCTGATGACGGCCTTCGTCGTCTTCCGCGCGCTCCAAGTCGGCGAGATCACGCTGAAATCGCCAGTGGTGATGTCGCAGCACGCCTACAACCAGCCTTATGCGGCGCGTTTCTTCAAACCCGGCTCGGTCCTGACGGTCGACAACGCGCTCAAGGTCATGCTGGCGCGCTCCTCCAACGACATGGCGATGGCGATCGCGGAATCGGTCGGCGACGGCTATGACAATTTTCTGCTGCGCATGAACCTCGAGGCGAAGCGTCTCGGCATGACGCGCACGCAATTCGTCAACCCGCACGGCCTTTACAGTCCGCACCAGGTCACCTGCGCGCGCGACCTCGCGCTTCTGACGCGGGCGATCTTCGACGAATTCCCGAGCTACCGGCATTATTTCAACGTCCCCGCCATCAAGGTTGGGGGTGCGGTGAAGCGCAACACCAACCTTCTGATCGGCCGCTACCGCGGCGCCACCGGGATGAAGACCGGCTATATCTGCGATTCCGGCTGGAACCTGGTCGCGACCGCGCAGCGCGGCCGGCGCGAATTGATTGCGGTCGTTCTGGGCGCCGACAACGGTATCGACCGCGCCGAACGCGCCGCCCGTCTGCTGGATGCAGGCTTCGACCGCGGCGGAGGGCTCTTCTCAGGCGGCCCCGACATCACCCGCATCAATTCCGGCTCCCGCTACACCGAGCCCTACGACATGCGCGATCAGGTGTGCAGCCCGCAGAAGGGCAAGCAGGTCGCCTCCAAGTCGAACCCGATCTACAAGCCCATGAAGGGCGGCCTCATCATGGTCGACGAGGGAGACGGCTTCAAACCCTCCCATATCGGCCAGCGCAAAGGCCCTGTGACCCCGATCGAGGTGGCGACCGGCGGCGTCGAAGGCCCGGGTGTCGACGACCTTGCGCAGGAGATTCTGACGGCACAGCTCGGCGTCATGCCACGGCCGCGCCCGACGATCGCCATCCCGCCCCGGCCGCAGCTTGCGACGGCGTTCGCGCCGAGCGAAGAAGCGAACAAGGCAGCGCCCGTCGATCCCGTCCTGCTCCTTGCAGCCCCGGCCCTGATGCCGCGCCCGCGGCCCGACCGGTAG
- a CDS encoding M20 aminoacylase family protein, producing the protein MPVINSLAEAADEITQWRRDFHRHPELLYEVPRTAKVVADKLRAFGCDEVVEGIGRSGVVGIIRGRGDGDRGICLRADMDALPIEEESGKPWRSETPGKMHACGHDGHMAMLLGAARYLAETRNFAGRAVIVFQPAEEGGAGARAMIEDGLMERFAISEIYGLHNMPGIPVGQFGIRPGPLMAATDNFVIQIEGKGSHAAKPHAGVDPVLVGSQIVNALQSVASRNVDPLKSAVVSVTTFHAGDTFNVIPQRGTLKGTVRTLDPAIRDLVERRMNELVPTIGQAFGARARLDYQRHYPVTVNHQEQTHKAAAVAREIVGEGAVTEETPPLMAGEDFSYMLEARPGAFIFLGNGDSAGLHHPAYDFNDSAAPYGASYLARLVETAMPA; encoded by the coding sequence ATGCCCGTCATCAACTCCCTTGCCGAAGCCGCCGACGAGATCACGCAATGGCGGCGCGATTTTCACCGCCACCCGGAGCTCCTCTACGAGGTGCCGCGCACGGCCAAAGTGGTGGCGGACAAACTGCGCGCTTTCGGTTGTGACGAGGTGGTGGAAGGCATCGGGCGAAGCGGTGTCGTCGGCATCATCCGCGGTCGCGGAGACGGCGATCGCGGCATCTGCCTTCGTGCCGACATGGACGCGCTGCCGATCGAGGAGGAGAGCGGCAAGCCATGGCGTTCCGAAACGCCCGGAAAGATGCATGCCTGCGGCCATGACGGGCATATGGCGATGCTGCTCGGCGCTGCGCGCTATCTCGCCGAAACGCGCAATTTCGCCGGTCGCGCGGTGATCGTCTTCCAGCCGGCCGAGGAAGGCGGTGCGGGGGCGCGGGCCATGATCGAAGACGGGTTGATGGAGCGTTTTGCCATCAGCGAGATCTATGGCCTGCACAATATGCCGGGCATTCCCGTCGGCCAGTTCGGCATCCGCCCGGGCCCGCTGATGGCGGCGACCGACAATTTCGTCATCCAGATCGAAGGCAAGGGATCACATGCCGCCAAGCCGCATGCCGGGGTCGATCCCGTTCTCGTCGGCTCGCAGATCGTCAATGCGCTGCAATCGGTCGCCTCGCGCAATGTGGATCCTTTGAAGAGTGCCGTCGTCTCCGTGACGACCTTTCACGCCGGCGACACGTTCAACGTCATCCCGCAGCGCGGGACCTTGAAGGGCACGGTGCGCACGCTCGATCCGGCCATCCGCGATCTGGTCGAGCGGCGCATGAACGAGCTCGTGCCGACGATCGGTCAGGCTTTCGGGGCGCGCGCCCGTCTCGATTACCAGCGGCATTACCCGGTGACGGTCAATCACCAGGAGCAGACGCACAAGGCGGCGGCCGTCGCGCGCGAAATCGTCGGGGAGGGGGCGGTCACCGAAGAGACGCCGCCGCTGATGGCGGGGGAGGATTTCTCCTACATGCTGGAAGCGAGGCCCGGCGCCTTCATCTTTCTCGGCAATGGCGATTCCGCCGGCCTTCACCACCCGGCCTATGATTTCAACGACAGTGCAGCACCTTACGGGGCGAGCTATCTGGCGCGTCTCGTCGAAACGGCGATGCCGGCGTGA
- a CDS encoding sulfurtransferase TusA family protein, producing MAIHSGDEENNCHVIDVRGLKCPLPVLKTAKGVASLPPGVRVVVLATDPMAAIDIPHFCNERGHRFLGRHDDEGVSRYEIETGG from the coding sequence TTGGCCATTCATTCAGGGGATGAAGAAAACAACTGCCACGTCATCGATGTGCGCGGGCTGAAATGCCCCCTGCCGGTTTTGAAAACCGCCAAGGGGGTCGCGTCTCTGCCGCCGGGCGTACGGGTCGTGGTTCTGGCGACCGACCCGATGGCGGCGATCGACATTCCGCATTTCTGCAACGAACGCGGCCACCGCTTTTTGGGGCGTCACGACGACGAGGGTGTCAGCCGCTACGAGATCGAAACCGGCGGCTGA